In Microcoleus sp. AS-A8, one DNA window encodes the following:
- a CDS encoding sulfurtransferase TusA family protein, with translation MSNLAESTPKPTPDAQLDLRGTPCPINFVRTKLAIEQMTPGALLEVWLDPGEPIEQVPDSLVMEGYLIESVEDRSGYFALNVRRPIAPA, from the coding sequence ATGAGTAACTTAGCCGAATCGACGCCCAAACCCACTCCTGATGCCCAGCTTGATTTGCGGGGGACGCCTTGCCCAATTAACTTTGTGCGGACCAAACTCGCAATCGAGCAAATGACACCAGGAGCCTTATTAGAAGTGTGGCTCGACCCCGGAGAACCCATTGAACAGGTGCCCGATAGTTTGGTGATGGAAGGCTACTTAATTGAGTCCGTGGAAGATCGCAGTGGCTACTTTGCGCTGAATGTACGGCGTCCAATAGCGCCTGCATGA